The sequence TGGGGCTCGAAACTCTTGGCAAGCGTGCTGTCGCTCATGGGTAGGAAGTCTGCTGAAAAAGGCGTGGAAAAAGGCGTTGAACGGCGAATTATAAAGGGATTGCGTCTGCGTCCGAGTGGCGCGCTGGCTGGAACAGCGCGCTGCGGCCCGGCTGCTGTGGATTTGTTGGCACGCACAGAGGCGAAATGGGTGAGGTGGATGAAGTGGGCGAGGTGTAGGTACGGCAGGGGAGGCTGTGCGGCCTGGTGTGGGGGACGCCCGGTGCCGGTTATACCGAAGCGCGGCGCGCATCCCCGTTTTCAGGCGGCCGGACGCTCGGACGGCCAGGCCCCGGACATATAATGGCGGGCGATTTTCGCTGCCACCCGCTGTTCTTCTGCTGTGTTCCCCCGCCCCCATGTCCGATCTGCTCGCCAATCTGAATCCCGAACAACATGCTGCCGTCACCTTGCCTAATGAGCCGGCCCTGATTCTGGCTGGCGCGGGTAGCGGTAAAACCCGTGTCCTGATTACCCGCATCGCCTGGCTGATCCAGCAGCGGCTGGCTTCGCCCAGCACGGTGCTGGCGGTTACCTTCACGAATAAAGCGGCGCGTGAAATGCTCGCGCGCCTTTCGGCGTTGCTGCCGCTCGATCCGCGCGGGATGTGGATCGGCACTTTTCATGGCCTGTGCAACCGCATGCTGCGGGCGCACCACCGCGATGCCGGACTGCCATCGACCTTCCAGATTCTCGATACCGCCGACCAGCTTTCGGCGCTCAAGCGCTTGATGAAAGGCTTGAATATCGACGACGAGAAATACCCGGCGAAAAATCTCCAGTACTTCATTAACAACGCCAAGGAGCAGGGGCTGCGGCCCAAGGATGTCGATGCCACCGACACCTTCAACCGCAAGTTCGTTGAGCTATACGAAGCCTACGACCAGCAATGCCAGCGCGAAGGCGTGGTGGATTTTCCGGAGCTGCTGCTGCGTTGCTACGAACTGCTGGCGCACAACCCGCCGCTGCGCGCGCATTATCAGGCGCGCTTCACTCACATCCTGGTTGATGAGTTCCAGGACACCAACAAGCTGCAATACGCGTGGCTCAAGCTGCTGGCGGGGCAAAACAGCCCGGTGTTCGCGGTGGGCGACGACGACCAGTCGATCTATGCGTTCCGTGGCGCGAACGTCGGCAACATGCGCGACTTCGAACAGGAGTTCAACGTCCGGCATTTGATCAAACTGGAGCAGAACTACCGCTCGCACGGCCATATCCTCGATACCGCGAATCACCTGATTGCGCACAACGCACGGCGGCTTGGCAAAAATCTGCGGACTGACGCGGGTCATGGCGAGCCGGTGCGGGTCTATGAGGCCGCGTCAGATTCTCAGGAGGCGGGCTGGCTCGCCGAAGAAATCAAGGCGCTGATTCACACCGGCTGTTCGCGCAGCGAAATCGCGGTGCTGTATCGCAGCAATGCGCAGTCACGCACGTTAGAACATGCGCTGGTGAACGCGGGCATTGCTTATCGCGTGTATGGCGGGCTGCGCTTTTTCGAGCGCCAGGAAATCAAGCATGCGCTGGCGTATCTGCGGCTGATTGATAACCCGAACGATGACACTGCGTTTATGCGCGTGGTGAATTTCCCGACACGCGGGATCGGGGCGCGCTCGCTGGAGCAACTGGCAGATGCCGCGCGCTTGCATAACTGCGCGCTGGCAGCGGCGATTCCGTATGTGATGGGCAAGGCGGGCACGAGCCTCGGTGGTTTTGCCGGGTTGATCGAGCAGATGCGGGCGCAGACCCAGCAGATGAGCTTGCCGGACACGGTTGAACACGTGGTGCGTGCCAGCGGCCTGGAAGCCTTTTATCAAAACGAGCGTGAAGGCCAGGACCGGCTGGATAACTTGCAGGAGCTGGTGAACGCCGCCGTGGCATTTGTCAGCGAAGAAGGCTATGGCCGTGAGACGCCCGCGCGTTCGATTCCGTTGCGCCCGGGTGCCAGCGCTGCGCCCGAACTGACGCAGCTCAGCGCGGCACCTGACGCCGAGGTGTTCGACGCGGTGAGCCCGGCCGATCCTGCGCAAAACCCGGACACGATGACACCGCTGGCGGGCTTTTTATCGCACGCCTCGCTGGAGGCGGGCGACAACCAGGCCCAGGCGGGCCAGGATGCGGTGCAATTGATGACGGTGCACGCCGCCAAAGGGCTCGAATTCATGGCGGTGTTTATCACCGGGCTTGAAGAGGGGCTCTTTCCGCACGAAAACAGCGCGCTCGAAGCCGATGGTCTGGAGGAAGAGCGCCGTCTGATGTACGTGGCGATCACCCGCGCCAAAGAGCGGCTGTATCTATCGTTTGCGCAAAGCCGGATGTTGCATGGCCAGACCCGCTACAACATCCGTTCGCGCTTTTTCGACGAATTGCCGCCTGAAACTCTGAAATGGCTGACCGCGAAAGTCGAAGCCGGGGCCCGCTGGGGTGGCCGCTCCGATAACGCGGGTTATGGCCGCGACTGGTTCGCGCGTCCCGGCCAGCGCCAGGAAGCTTACGCTGGCAGCGCTGAAGTGAATGCGCCGCTGCCAGCTTTTGCCAATGCGCAGCGGGCAGCGGAAATTGGTTTTCGTGTGGGCCAGGCGGTGTTTCATACGAAGTTCGGCGAAGGTACGGTCACCGCGCTTGAGGGCGGTGGCACCGATGCAAAGGCGCAGGTCAAGTTCAAGCGGCATGGCGAGAAATGGCTCGCGCTGGCCGTGGCCAAACTTCAGGCGGTCGAATGAGCGCTCAGGGTTTTCATGGGCTGAAACGGCAGGTACCGCTGAAGGTGGCGGATGGCCGTCGTCCGCTGGGTGTGCTGGCGGCGCTGCCTGAGGAACTGGGCGACCTGGTGGCGGCGATGCGGGCGCAGTCGGCGGTTGAGAGCATCACGCTTGGGCGGCGTGAATACCACGTCGGTCTGGCTTATGGCGTGCCGTGCGTGGTGACGTTGGCGCGGGTGGGCAAGGTGGCGGCGGCGGCCACGGTGAGCGCGCTGATTCATGTCTTCGACGTTGAAGCGGTGGTGTTTACCGGTGTCGCGGGCGGGGTGGGCGACGCTGTGCGGGTGGGAGATGTGGTGGTGGCGCAGACGTTGTTACAGCACGATCTGGATGCGTCGCCACTCTTTGCCCGCTTTGAGGTGCCGCTTCTGGGCCGCACGCATTTTGCGGCTGATGCCCGGCTGACCGCGCAACTGGCTAACGCCTGTGAGCAGTTTCTGGCGCAGCAGGGCGCGGCGCTGGCAGCGCGCTTCGGTGTATCGGATGTATCGGGGACATCAAGCACGCGCTTGCCGCAACTGCATCAGGGGCTGGTGGTGAGTGGTGACCAGTTTGTCGCTAGCGCCAGCGCTCATGCGGCGCTCAAGATGGCGGTGCCGGAGGCGCTTGCGGTCGAAATGGAAGGCGCGGCCATCGCCCAGATTTGCTATGAGTACGGCTTGCCGTGCGCGGTGGTGCGCACCGTATCTGACACCGCGGATCACGCTGCGCCCGCATCGTTTGAAGCATTTCTTGCGACCCTGGCGGCGAGCTATTCGAGCGGCATCCTGCAACACTTTCTCGTGGCGTACCAGCCGCAGCCTGCTGGCAGCTAACGCAACTGCAGCACAGCGATGCTCAGCACCATCGTGCCTATCGCGCCATCCAGCAGCCGCCATGCGGTGGCGCGTTTAAAGAGCGGGGCCAGCGCCCGCGCACCATAACCGAGTGCCACGAACCAGACGGTACTGACCACGATAGCGCCAAGCGCGAACGCGGCGCGCGCGCCTTGCGGCTCACGCGCGCCAGCCGTGCCAATCAGCAGGAACGTATCCAGATAAACGTGCGGATTGAGCCACGTGAATGCCAGCGTCATGCCGATCACGGGTAAGGCCCGCTGCACCGGTTGAGCGGCACCCGTTGCCGCTGTGCCATCGAGCACCGCATGGCCCGGACGCAGCGCGCGGCGTAGCGCATTCAGGCCAAACCACGCCAGATACGCCAGCCCGGCATACAGCACGGTATGGATGAACACCGGATAGCGTTCGACCAGCACCGCCGCGCCACCTACCCCCGCGCTAATCAGCAGCGCATCAGACAGCACGCAGAGCGCGACGATCTTGCCGACATGCGAGCGCAGGATGCCCTGGCGCAGCACGAATGCGTTTTGCGCGCCAATCGTCGCAATGAGTGAGGCGCAGAGCAATACGCCGTGAGAAAACGCCAGTCCTTGTGTGCCTTGCATAGCGATTGCCGTAGACGAAGAGATTGAATGGCGCTAGTCTGCGCACGAGTTCGCCATAAGAAAAGCTAATTTATTTAATGTCGATTAAGGATTTCTAATGCTCGACTATGCGTTGCTGGGGGCGCTGGCCGCTGTGGTGCGTCATGGTTCGTTTGAACGCGCAGCGGGCGTGCTGAATCTCACGCCGTCGGCGGTGTCACAACGGATCAAGCTGCTGGAAGAACGGGTGGGCAGTGTGCTGGTCAAGCGTGGCCAGCCCTGTGTGGCAACGGCGTCGGGCGCGCTGTTGTGCCGTCATACCGAGCGGGTGCAAATGCTTGAGGCCGATCTGGGCGGGCATTTACCGATGCTGCCGGGTGTGCTGGCTGGACAGCGGCCCACGCTGCGAGTGGCGGTGAATGACGACAGCGCGGCCACCTGGTTTGTCGATGCCGTCGCGCCGTTTTGCGTTGAACGAGGCGTGCTGCTGGATCTGGTGATTGACGATCAGGACCACACCGCGCAACGCATCCGCGATGGCAGCGTGCAGGGCGCAGTGACAACTCAGGCTGAGCCAGTGCAGGGTTGCCGCTCAAGCAGGCTGGGGCGGATGCGCTATCGCGCGGTGGCGGCACCGGCTTTTCTGGCGCAGCATTTTGCCGCTGGCGTGACGCGCGAAACCTTGCGTCACGCGCCCTGCGTCGAATTCAATCCCAAAGACCAACTGCAGCAGCGCTTTATCCGCCGCATCACGCGCGCCGAGCTGGCCCCGCCATCGCACTGGATGCCCCATGTGGCCGGGTTTTTACGCGCGTGCGTGACCGGCATGGGCTGGGGCATGTGCCCCGAGCGCATGATCGCGCCGCATCTGGCGCAGGGTGAACTGGTGGAACTGGTACCAGGCCGTCATCTGGATATCGACCTGTACTGGCAAAGCTGGCGGCTGTCGATTGGCTGGCTGGACGACTTCGGCGTGATGCTGCGCACGCGCTGCAAGGAGTATCTCGACTGATCTCGCTTGAGCGCGGCGCTTTCGGCTGATGGTTGGTAGCGCTAATGGTTGAGAGTTGATAGCTGGCGTGTCTTGCTTACGAGGTTTCCGGCTGCGGAGATCCGTTGCTGGCGGGCACCTCATCACGGGTTTCGGGCATTGCCGCCCACACCAGCAGCACCGCTAGTGCCCCCGCCCCTGCCAGACCAAAAAAGCTGACCGTATTGCCGAAGTGGTCCGCGATAAACCCGGCCGCTGCGGTGCTGAGCGTCGCGCCAATTCCTGCCGCTAGTCCGAACAGCCCGATACACAGGTTGTAGCGGCCCTTGTCACCGGCGACATCGGCGGCGATCAGCGGCAGCATCACGCCGAATACCGCTGCGCTCAGGCCGTCCAGCATCTGCACCGGCACCAGCAGATACGGGCTGCTGATGCCCGCGAACAACAACGCGCGCACCGGTAGCGCAGTGAAGCCAAGCAGCAGGATCGGCCGCCGTCCCCAGCGTTGCGCGGAGCGTCCCACCCACGGCGACATCATGGCGACGATGGCCTGCGGCACGATGATGCATGCGGCAATGACGAGCTGCACGTTGTCGC is a genomic window of Paraburkholderia bonniea containing:
- a CDS encoding UvrD-helicase domain-containing protein, whose translation is MSDLLANLNPEQHAAVTLPNEPALILAGAGSGKTRVLITRIAWLIQQRLASPSTVLAVTFTNKAAREMLARLSALLPLDPRGMWIGTFHGLCNRMLRAHHRDAGLPSTFQILDTADQLSALKRLMKGLNIDDEKYPAKNLQYFINNAKEQGLRPKDVDATDTFNRKFVELYEAYDQQCQREGVVDFPELLLRCYELLAHNPPLRAHYQARFTHILVDEFQDTNKLQYAWLKLLAGQNSPVFAVGDDDQSIYAFRGANVGNMRDFEQEFNVRHLIKLEQNYRSHGHILDTANHLIAHNARRLGKNLRTDAGHGEPVRVYEAASDSQEAGWLAEEIKALIHTGCSRSEIAVLYRSNAQSRTLEHALVNAGIAYRVYGGLRFFERQEIKHALAYLRLIDNPNDDTAFMRVVNFPTRGIGARSLEQLADAARLHNCALAAAIPYVMGKAGTSLGGFAGLIEQMRAQTQQMSLPDTVEHVVRASGLEAFYQNEREGQDRLDNLQELVNAAVAFVSEEGYGRETPARSIPLRPGASAAPELTQLSAAPDAEVFDAVSPADPAQNPDTMTPLAGFLSHASLEAGDNQAQAGQDAVQLMTVHAAKGLEFMAVFITGLEEGLFPHENSALEADGLEEERRLMYVAITRAKERLYLSFAQSRMLHGQTRYNIRSRFFDELPPETLKWLTAKVEAGARWGGRSDNAGYGRDWFARPGQRQEAYAGSAEVNAPLPAFANAQRAAEIGFRVGQAVFHTKFGEGTVTALEGGGTDAKAQVKFKRHGEKWLALAVAKLQAVE
- a CDS encoding 5'-methylthioadenosine/adenosylhomocysteine nucleosidase, with protein sequence MSAQGFHGLKRQVPLKVADGRRPLGVLAALPEELGDLVAAMRAQSAVESITLGRREYHVGLAYGVPCVVTLARVGKVAAAATVSALIHVFDVEAVVFTGVAGGVGDAVRVGDVVVAQTLLQHDLDASPLFARFEVPLLGRTHFAADARLTAQLANACEQFLAQQGAALAARFGVSDVSGTSSTRLPQLHQGLVVSGDQFVASASAHAALKMAVPEALAVEMEGAAIAQICYEYGLPCAVVRTVSDTADHAAPASFEAFLATLAASYSSGILQHFLVAYQPQPAGS
- a CDS encoding LysE/ArgO family amino acid transporter, producing the protein MQGTQGLAFSHGVLLCASLIATIGAQNAFVLRQGILRSHVGKIVALCVLSDALLISAGVGGAAVLVERYPVFIHTVLYAGLAYLAWFGLNALRRALRPGHAVLDGTAATGAAQPVQRALPVIGMTLAFTWLNPHVYLDTFLLIGTAGAREPQGARAAFALGAIVVSTVWFVALGYGARALAPLFKRATAWRLLDGAIGTMVLSIAVLQLR
- a CDS encoding LysR family transcriptional regulator ArgP — translated: MLDYALLGALAAVVRHGSFERAAGVLNLTPSAVSQRIKLLEERVGSVLVKRGQPCVATASGALLCRHTERVQMLEADLGGHLPMLPGVLAGQRPTLRVAVNDDSAATWFVDAVAPFCVERGVLLDLVIDDQDHTAQRIRDGSVQGAVTTQAEPVQGCRSSRLGRMRYRAVAAPAFLAQHFAAGVTRETLRHAPCVEFNPKDQLQQRFIRRITRAELAPPSHWMPHVAGFLRACVTGMGWGMCPERMIAPHLAQGELVELVPGRHLDIDLYWQSWRLSIGWLDDFGVMLRTRCKEYLD